In the genome of Streptomyces lydicus, the window GGAGCTCGGCCCGCACCCGGTCCGTCAACTCGTGGAATTCCTCTTCCATTTGCCGATCCCCTCCCGCCGGGCGACCCCGGTTCCCGCGACGTGGTCTGCACCACAGCCTAATGACCCTCGCTACCCCTGGCGCTCTGGTTACTCACCGGTTAACCTGCTGGAACGAGCAGCACCACTGCTCGGGCGGCCTGGTGACGCAGCCGCCACAGAGTGAAGTCGGTTCGGCACAGCACGACCTCAGTACGGAGAACACGGCACGGCCCCGGGACAGGGCCCGCCGTACCTCCCGCACCGCCGGTGCTCTCGCAGCGCTGCGGCTCCCGCGGCTCACCGCCGCCGTTCTGCCGCTGCGCAGTGCAGGTTCGCATCGCGCGGATACCCCTCAGTCGTCACTTCTCCCCTGTCGTCAGGGGAACACCCTCAGGAGTCTCGCGATGGGCCCTCAGTCCACCCCTGATCTCTCAACTGAAGCCTCCCCCCTGCCCCTTTCCACCGTCGCCGTCGTCGGCCTGGGCACCATGGGTACCGGTATCGCCGAGGTGCTGACCCGGGCCGGCCGCGAGGTCATCGGCATCGACACCGACGAGGCCGCGGCCCGGCACGCCGTCACCGCCCTCGAAGCCGCCACCGCCCGCGCCGTGCAGCGCGAGCGGATCACGGAGCGGGAGCGGCAGGACGTCCTGGCCCGGTTCCGTACCTTCACCGATCTGCAGGCCGCCGCGGACGCCGATCTCGTCATCGAGGTCGTGCCCGAGGACTACGAGCTCAAGCGGCAGGTCTTCGCCGGGCTCGATGCCGTGGTCCGCCCGGACACCATCCTGGCCACCGGCACCAACGCCCTGTCCGTGACCCGGCTCGCCGCCGATTCGCAGCGCCCCGAGCGAGTGCTCGGTGTGCACTTCTTCAACCCCGCACCGGCCATGAAGCTGGTCGAGGTGGTCTCCTCCGTGCTCACCGCGCCGGCCGCGGTCGCGGCCGTCACGGAGCTGGCGCACACCCTGGGCAAGGACCCGATCGCGGTGGGTGACCGCCCCGGTTTCGTCGCGGACGGCCTGCTGTTCGGCTACCTGAACCAGGCCGCGGCGATGTACGAGTCCAAGTACGCCACCCGCGAGGACATCGACGCCGCGATGCGGCTGGGCTGCGGCCTGCCCATGGGCCCGCTGGCGCTGCTCGACCTGATCGGCGTGGACACCGCGCGCACGGTCCTGGAGGCGATGTACGCCGAGTCCCAGGACCGGCTGCACGCCCCCGCGCCGATCCTGGGCCAGCTGGCCGAGGCGGGGCTGACCGGCCGCAAGGCGGGCCGCGGCTTCTACACGTACGAAGCGCCGGGCTGGGGGCACCTCCCAGCGGTAGCTGGGGGAGCCACGGTCGTGCCGGACGCGGAGAGCCCGTCGGCCGCCGACGAGCTCGCCGGCGGGCGGACCGTCGACAGTGTCGGCGTGGCCGGTTCCGGGACGATGGCCAGCGGTATCGCCGAGGTCTTCGCCAAGGCGGGCTACAAGGTCGTGCTGGCCGCCCGCAGCCTGGAGAAGGCCGAGAAGGCCAAGGCCCGGATCGCCAAGTCGCTGGGCCGCTCCGTGGACAAGGGCCGGATGAGCGCCGAGGCCCGGGACACCTCGCTGGCCGCGATCACCCCGGCCGGTTCGCTGGACGCGTTCGCGGACGTGGACCTCGCGGTCGAGGCGGTGGCCGAGGACCTGGCGGTCAAGCAGGAGCTGTTCAAGACCTTGGACAAGGTCTGCAAGCCGGGCGCCGTCCTGGCCACCACCACCTCCTCGCTGCCGGTCGTGGCCTGCGCCCGCGCCACCTCGCGCCCCGAGGACGTCATCGGGATGCACTTCTTCAACCCGGCTCCCGCCATGAAGCTGGTCGAGGTGGTCCGTACGGTCCTGACGGCCGACGACGTCCACGCCACCGTGCGGGCGGTCTGCGCCAAGGTCCGCAAGCACCCCGTGGACTGCGGCGACCGGGCCGGGTTCATCGTGAACGCGCTGCTGTTCCCGTACCTGAACAACGCGATCAAGATGGTCGAGGAGCACTACGCGACGCTGGACGACATCGACGCCGCCATGAAGCTGGGCGGCGGGTACCCGATGGGCCCGTTCGAACTCCTCGATGTGGTCGGCCTGGACGTGTCCCTGGCCATCGAGAAGGTGCTGCACGCGGAGTTCCGCGACCCGGGCCTGGCCCCGTCGCCGCTGCTGGAGCACCTCGTCGCCGCGGGCTGCCTCGGCCGCAAGACCGGCCGCGGCTTCCGTGAGTACGCCCGGCGCTGACGCGTGGCGGCACCCCGGCCAGGCCGGGGGAGGGTGGGGTGGACTGCTGGAACCGGACGGCGGTCCACCCCCGCTCACGGGGGCACAGGCTGTACCTCATGCCGCAGGTCGCGTAAATATGCAGTACCGTCCCCACATGTCCCAGCCCGCTCGTACGCATCCCTCCGACGCCCCTGACAACGCCACTCCCGGTACCCGCCGGGCGGCCGCGCAACGGCTCAAAATGCGCCGTGAATTGTCATCGGCGGCGATGGAGCTGTTCGCGACCAAGGGCTACGAGGCGACGACGGTCGACGAGATCGCGGCCGCCGCGGGCGTCGCCCGGCGTACCTTCTTCCGCCACTTCCGCTCCAAGGAAGAGGCGATCTTCCCCGACCACGACGACACCCTCGTCCGCGCGGAGGCCGTCCTGGACGCCGCACCGCCGCACGAGAACCCCCTGGACACGGTCTGCCGCGGCATCAAGGAGGTCATGCGGATGTACGCGGCTTCCCCGGCCGTGTCGGTGGCCCGCTACCGCCTGACCCGCGAGGTCCCCACCCTGCGGGAGGCCGAGATCGCTTCGGTGGCCCGCTACGAGCGGCTGTTCACCCGCTATCTGCTGGGCCACTTCGACGAGGGCGCCCACCGCGAGGGCGACGACGATCCACTGCTCGCCGAGGTCGCCGCGTCCGCCGTGGTCACCGCGCACAACCACGTCCTGCGGCGCTGGCTGCGGGCCGACGCCCAGGGCGATGTCGAGGCCCAGCTCGACCACGCCTTCGCGATCGTCCGGGAGACCTTCGGCGCCGGCATCGGCGCGGGCCGCACCGGCAGCGGGGAGAAGCCCCCGGCGGCCGTCTCGCGCGAAGGCGAGGTGCTGGTCGCGGTGGCCCGCACGGACGCGCCGCTGGACGAGGTCATGCGCACCATCCGCAAGGCGATCAAGGAACACAAGTAATAACGGCCTTCCGGCCGGAACCGGACGGGAACGCGGCCCGGTGCCCTTGGACCGACCGGGCCGCGACACGGATGGCGTAACGCCGACCCTGCGCACTCTGCGCACACATCGCATTTCTTTGCGTCACCCAGAGGCCCCCCAGCGGGCCTCTTTTGCTCATGCGTGCCGTCCGGATGACATCTGAGAGAAATTCTTGGCACTCAGT includes:
- a CDS encoding 3-hydroxyacyl-CoA dehydrogenase family protein, producing the protein MGPQSTPDLSTEASPLPLSTVAVVGLGTMGTGIAEVLTRAGREVIGIDTDEAAARHAVTALEAATARAVQRERITERERQDVLARFRTFTDLQAAADADLVIEVVPEDYELKRQVFAGLDAVVRPDTILATGTNALSVTRLAADSQRPERVLGVHFFNPAPAMKLVEVVSSVLTAPAAVAAVTELAHTLGKDPIAVGDRPGFVADGLLFGYLNQAAAMYESKYATREDIDAAMRLGCGLPMGPLALLDLIGVDTARTVLEAMYAESQDRLHAPAPILGQLAEAGLTGRKAGRGFYTYEAPGWGHLPAVAGGATVVPDAESPSAADELAGGRTVDSVGVAGSGTMASGIAEVFAKAGYKVVLAARSLEKAEKAKARIAKSLGRSVDKGRMSAEARDTSLAAITPAGSLDAFADVDLAVEAVAEDLAVKQELFKTLDKVCKPGAVLATTTSSLPVVACARATSRPEDVIGMHFFNPAPAMKLVEVVRTVLTADDVHATVRAVCAKVRKHPVDCGDRAGFIVNALLFPYLNNAIKMVEEHYATLDDIDAAMKLGGGYPMGPFELLDVVGLDVSLAIEKVLHAEFRDPGLAPSPLLEHLVAAGCLGRKTGRGFREYARR
- a CDS encoding TetR family transcriptional regulator, whose product is MSQPARTHPSDAPDNATPGTRRAAAQRLKMRRELSSAAMELFATKGYEATTVDEIAAAAGVARRTFFRHFRSKEEAIFPDHDDTLVRAEAVLDAAPPHENPLDTVCRGIKEVMRMYAASPAVSVARYRLTREVPTLREAEIASVARYERLFTRYLLGHFDEGAHREGDDDPLLAEVAASAVVTAHNHVLRRWLRADAQGDVEAQLDHAFAIVRETFGAGIGAGRTGSGEKPPAAVSREGEVLVAVARTDAPLDEVMRTIRKAIKEHK